A genome region from Candidatus Margulisiibacteriota bacterium includes the following:
- a CDS encoding ATP-binding protein, whose protein sequence is HQGVLFLDEIPEFNKYVLEALRQPMEDGVVHVSRALNSFSYPASFIMIASANPCPCGYSQHPVKICTCSDFKKKTYLQKISGPLLDRFDMVVEMKPVQENELLNLPDGESSQEIKKRIAAARNIQQERFSGNDLKVNARMKTADIDCFCKLDSEARQILELTVQKFALSARAIHKLLKVSRTIADLEQEEKINQQHLLEALQYRAQLDYTV, encoded by the coding sequence CATCAGGGTGTACTTTTTCTGGATGAAATCCCCGAATTTAACAAATATGTGCTGGAAGCCCTCAGGCAACCCATGGAAGACGGCGTTGTGCATGTTTCCAGAGCGCTGAACTCATTTAGTTACCCCGCTTCCTTTATTATGATTGCCAGCGCTAATCCCTGTCCCTGTGGCTATAGTCAGCATCCTGTTAAAATTTGTACCTGTTCCGATTTTAAAAAGAAAACGTATCTGCAAAAAATTTCCGGACCGCTTCTGGACCGTTTTGACATGGTCGTGGAAATGAAACCTGTGCAAGAAAATGAACTATTAAATCTGCCGGACGGCGAATCGTCACAGGAAATCAAGAAAAGGATTGCCGCGGCCAGAAATATTCAACAGGAACGGTTTTCCGGAAATGACTTAAAAGTGAATGCCCGCATGAAAACAGCCGACATTGATTGTTTCTGTAAACTTGATAGTGAAGCCCGCCAAATTCTGGAATTAACCGTGCAAAAATTCGCTTTAAGCGCCAGGGCCATACATAAACTCTTAAAGGTTAGCCGCACTATTGCTGACTTGGAGCAGGAAGAAAAAATTAACCAACAACATTTGCTGGAAGCTTTGCAATACAGGGCCCAGCTGGACTATACGGTATGA
- a CDS encoding type II and III secretion system protein — protein MNKYVFLVFLLSTAYCAQAVFTGSPAYSAPVYSNNAPKPVPRIITYNFLSEPDIINVFTTLFPNLRISNSSSKKIVMALGDKNDLDRFELFLKKIDTARPNIKYSTQLIEINSNELRKMGMDWQEYANQIKMSELKGIKQFFEQLSFLIKTGEAKILANPEITSIIEEEACIKVGERIPYALPVDYSSSKSGWQLQYIDAGIQLKIKGKIVSDNIINTHIFTAISNIKEWKATIGGEYPVLSSREVDLLCQIKDGETIILGGLTNSNQRTNVSKLPLVGDLPFVGQLFQVQTVENEETEVIFLLTPTIIRI, from the coding sequence ATGAATAAATATGTGTTTTTGGTTTTTCTGTTAAGCACTGCTTACTGCGCGCAGGCGGTATTTACCGGCAGCCCGGCCTATTCTGCTCCGGTCTATTCTAATAATGCTCCCAAACCGGTACCCAGGATAATAACCTATAATTTTTTATCAGAACCCGATATTATTAATGTATTCACAACTTTATTCCCAAATCTGCGTATCAGTAACAGCAGTTCCAAAAAAATTGTCATGGCATTGGGCGACAAGAATGATTTGGACAGGTTTGAACTGTTCCTGAAAAAAATAGATACTGCCCGTCCCAACATCAAATATTCAACGCAGTTAATTGAAATTAATTCCAATGAATTAAGGAAAATGGGAATGGATTGGCAGGAATATGCCAACCAGATAAAAATGAGCGAACTCAAAGGAATAAAACAGTTTTTTGAGCAGTTATCATTTTTAATAAAAACCGGAGAAGCCAAGATACTGGCTAACCCGGAAATAACCAGCATCATTGAGGAGGAAGCCTGTATCAAAGTAGGCGAGCGTATCCCTTACGCCCTGCCTGTAGATTATTCCAGCAGCAAATCCGGCTGGCAGCTGCAATATATTGACGCTGGCATTCAACTGAAAATAAAGGGAAAGATTGTCTCGGACAACATTATTAATACTCATATCTTTACAGCTATCAGTAATATTAAAGAATGGAAGGCAACAATAGGTGGAGAATATCCTGTATTATCCAGTCGCGAAGTAGATCTGCTTTGTCAGATAAAAGACGGGGAAACCATTATCCTGGGTGGCCTTACCAACAGTAATCAGCGTACGAATGTCAGCAAACTTCCCCTGGTCGGCGACCTTCCTTTTGTCGGGCAGTTGTTCCAGGTGCAGACCGTAGAAAATGAGGAAACAGAAGTAATTTTTCTGTTAACCCCGACTATAATCAGAATATAA